CAAGTGCGGTTGGATAACCCTGATTTCTCGCCCATTTAAGCAGCGCTAAGTTATAAGGACAAAGGTGTTCTTTTAAAATTTTCGGGTCAGATATCATTTTAAAGTAAGCATCCAATCTAATATCGATAAAAGCCTGCCAGGGTTTTGCAACATCAAAATCCTTCATTCTTCTTGATGCCGCATCACCTAAATCAAATTTGTTAAGCAGCCCCTTGGCAACTTCCTTTCTCGAGAGCCCCACGAACTCTTTAAATCCTTCAACCACTTCATCTATGGTTAAAGAGGGATTAAGCTCAACTGCTGCTTTTGCATAGGACTCTGCTTTTAATACCTCTGTCTGCACAAGTGTGCCGTCTAGATCAAAAATAATTGCTTTTATCAATTGTATTCGTTTCTATATGCTTCTTGTTAATCTATTGATATCCTTTACAACATCCTCTCCTAAGTGGAATGTTATCACATTTCTTTTATTGTTGAGAAGCGCTCTGCGGTCTCCTAAAGCTTGAGCGGTTTTGAGCACACCAAAGCTCATAGATGAAGCCTTTTTTCCTGCTTCGTCTGGTATCGGCACATCCTCTGGCATCTCAGAAGTAAACTGTATAAACAGACCATTACCGGCGTCTCCTTTGTGAAGCTGACCTGTTGAGTGCAAGAACCTTGGCCCAAATCCCGATGTTGTTGCAAGCTGGTACTTAGCCTGCACTTTTTTGCGGAATTTCTGCATCGCTTCGTATGTAGCATCATCTGGCTTAACGTAGGCTTGAAGGGTTACATAGCTCCTTCCCTTTCCGCCGTTTCTACCTTTTTTGGCAAGCTTAAGGAACTTCTTAAGCGAATCCTCAACACTTTTTGCTTTAAAGCTTGAGTAAACAGTTATACCTTTTTCTGTCAGCGTTGGTCTTACATAAGGTAGCTTTCCTTTTTCCTGATACTGGGCAATCATTTTTCGAGCCAAAACTTTAGCCGCCTCAACATTAGGCTGATTAAATGGATGGATTCCAATAATCATTCCAGCAATTGCTATTGCAAACTCCCAGCGGAAGAACTCGCCTCCAATATCGTAGATATCTTGTAAATTTATCCTGACAACTGGATGACCATGGTCTTCTAAAACCTTAACTTTTCTATCATATGTTGTGTCACCTGCAAGACGAAGATAAACGAAAAGTCTGTCGTTGGCATAATTATTAGGGGGTCCAATAGGCTCACGGTCAACCGGCAAAATTCCTTTGCCGATTTTTCCTGTGCTCTCAGCTATAAGCTGCTCAGCCCAAGCGCCAAAACTCTCAATAGGTGGAGAAGCAATTAACGTTACTTTATCGTGTCCCGCTAAAGTAAGCTCTCC
This Thermodesulfobacteriota bacterium DNA region includes the following protein-coding sequences:
- a CDS encoding HAD family phosphatase; translated protein: MIKAIIFDLDGTLVQTEVLKAESYAKAAVELNPSLTIDEVVEGFKEFVGLSRKEVAKGLLNKFDLGDAASRRMKDFDVAKPWQAFIDIRLDAYFKMISDPKILKEHLCPYNLALLKWARNQGYPTALGTMSHRREAYRVLDVLDIRSEFDVISTIQDVEHGKPDPEIYNLLCEELRISHSQGLAIEDSSSGIRAALAADVSCIAVPSDFTKEGVHKLAKADNLRIVDNLPELIDTAKEFISELNTLKETAN